One genomic region from Candidatus Nitrospira nitrificans encodes:
- a CDS encoding B12-binding domain-containing radical SAM protein, with protein MASPRVLLLLPPLTQLNTPYPSTAYLTGFLESRNIAVEQADLGIEMVLRLFSPDGLRSIFRQLHGQEHFLPQEAITMMQAEHSYVDMIGPVIAFLQGKLPDIASRLIQPSVLPQGPRFRGRKKFPRVVSVDDRAKQWATFFLEDLADLVQATITPHFALSRYAEQVGRSASSFDHIVAALAEPSSLTDEWLLEIFWEHVNRVNPSLIGLSIPFPGNLYGAFLIAKALKQRRPDLPVAIGGGYVNTELRRVADPRVFDYVDFVMLDNGERPLLSLIEHLSGLRPRRSLRRTMYRHNDRVVYADDPSSSDFAMSDIGCPTYRGLALDRYLTILDSTNPMHRLWSEGHWNKLTVAHGCYWKQCTFCDVGLSYISRYEMTPTERLIQQIEQLIDETGRRGFHFVDEAAPPSALKSLALALLERRIKITWWGNIRFETAFSPDLCRLLSASGCIAVTAGLEAASDRLLDNMMKGITVDQTALVAARFKDAGILIHAYLMYGCPSETIQETVDSLERVRQLIAADLLQSAFWHRFTVTAHSPVGLDPSAHGLRILGPEFRGFAENDLLHHDDRGETPSWLGEGLRRSLLNYLERRGLNLDVRQWFEYEVPRPHVSSSWLSRLLKKGTSEDHSDLERRVVWLGAPVTYEPIGNRSRLTLTSGQKNHVLTLPKPEAQWLMQLIRDATPQQTCQTYPHMREACQRFSGNESTFNAFLTTPSWKKVRDAGLVLV; from the coding sequence ATGGCTTCTCCTCGTGTCTTGTTGTTGCTTCCTCCTTTGACTCAGCTCAACACCCCGTACCCATCGACTGCCTACCTGACTGGCTTTCTCGAGTCTCGCAACATCGCCGTCGAGCAAGCGGATCTCGGCATCGAAATGGTGCTGCGCCTCTTCAGCCCCGATGGACTACGGAGTATCTTCCGACAACTGCATGGCCAGGAACACTTCCTCCCCCAGGAAGCCATCACGATGATGCAGGCCGAACATTCCTATGTGGACATGATCGGACCGGTCATCGCCTTCTTGCAGGGTAAACTCCCCGACATCGCTTCACGCTTGATTCAACCCAGCGTGTTGCCTCAGGGTCCACGATTCCGAGGGCGCAAGAAATTTCCTCGCGTTGTGTCAGTGGACGATAGAGCCAAGCAATGGGCGACATTTTTCCTCGAAGATCTCGCCGATTTAGTACAGGCCACGATTACACCGCACTTCGCCTTGAGCCGCTATGCCGAGCAGGTCGGACGCAGCGCCTCATCGTTTGATCACATTGTCGCCGCCTTGGCTGAGCCATCGAGCCTGACCGATGAATGGCTTCTGGAGATATTCTGGGAACACGTCAATCGAGTGAACCCCTCGCTGATCGGTCTCTCCATACCGTTTCCGGGCAATCTCTACGGGGCATTTCTCATTGCAAAGGCGCTCAAGCAGCGCCGACCGGATTTACCGGTGGCCATCGGCGGCGGCTATGTGAACACCGAATTGCGCCGGGTTGCCGACCCTCGAGTGTTCGACTATGTCGACTTTGTTATGCTCGACAACGGTGAACGACCGCTCCTCTCGTTAATTGAGCATCTTTCCGGCTTGCGCCCTCGCCGATCGCTGCGCCGCACGATGTATCGCCACAACGATCGCGTGGTCTATGCCGATGATCCCTCCTCGAGTGACTTCGCCATGAGCGACATCGGTTGCCCGACCTATCGAGGTCTGGCCCTAGATCGTTACCTGACCATTTTGGACAGCACCAATCCCATGCATCGTCTCTGGTCGGAAGGCCATTGGAATAAACTGACCGTGGCGCATGGCTGCTACTGGAAGCAATGCACCTTCTGCGACGTGGGATTGAGCTATATCAGCCGCTATGAAATGACGCCGACCGAGCGGCTCATCCAGCAGATCGAGCAACTCATTGACGAGACGGGCCGGAGAGGGTTTCATTTCGTGGACGAGGCCGCTCCACCTTCGGCATTGAAGTCGCTGGCCCTTGCCCTGTTGGAGCGACGGATCAAGATTACCTGGTGGGGGAATATCCGTTTTGAGACTGCCTTCTCACCGGACCTATGCCGTCTTCTTTCCGCCTCCGGTTGTATCGCTGTGACAGCGGGACTTGAGGCGGCCTCAGACCGGCTATTGGACAATATGATGAAAGGCATTACCGTCGATCAGACCGCGCTGGTCGCCGCCCGTTTTAAGGACGCAGGCATCCTGATCCACGCCTATCTCATGTATGGGTGTCCATCGGAGACGATTCAGGAAACCGTCGATTCACTCGAACGTGTTCGTCAGCTTATCGCAGCAGACCTCCTTCAATCGGCCTTTTGGCATCGATTCACAGTCACTGCCCACAGCCCAGTGGGACTAGATCCCTCTGCCCATGGGTTGCGCATTCTGGGGCCTGAATTTCGAGGCTTCGCGGAGAATGACCTTCTGCATCATGATGACCGAGGGGAAACGCCGAGCTGGCTCGGGGAAGGGCTGCGACGATCGCTCCTGAACTACCTTGAACGACGAGGACTCAATCTCGATGTCCGTCAGTGGTTCGAGTATGAAGTCCCACGCCCTCACGTCTCTTCGTCATGGCTCAGCCGCTTGCTCAAGAAAGGGACGAGTGAGGACCATTCGGACTTAGAACGGCGTGTGGTCTGGCTGGGTGCGCCCGTGACTTATGAGCCGATCGGAAATAGATCAAGGCTCACTCTGACCAGTGGCCAAAAGAATCACGTCCTCACTCTCCCGAAGCCAGAGGCTCAATGGTTGATGCAATTAATTCGAGACGCTACTCCGCAGCAAACATGCCAGACCTATCCGCATATGCGGGAAGCCTGCCAACGGTTTTCCGGTAATGAGTCCACGTTCAACGCCTTCCTGACCACCCCTTCGTGGAAAAAAGTCCGAGACGCGGGGCTCGTGCTCGTGTAA
- a CDS encoding flagellar basal body rod protein FlgC yields the protein MISAIHTALSGLAAFGKQIEVVAHNVANVNTDGFKKSQTEFVEIPSSGVLPVVAKDDASGPTVLRDSGGNQTMIELSNVDLGEEAVQQILAQRSFEANLQTLRAGDALLGSILDIKK from the coding sequence ATGATATCCGCCATACACACCGCACTCTCAGGCCTGGCTGCCTTCGGCAAACAGATCGAGGTCGTTGCGCACAATGTCGCCAACGTCAATACCGACGGGTTTAAGAAATCCCAAACAGAGTTCGTCGAAATTCCTAGTAGTGGAGTTCTCCCTGTGGTTGCAAAAGATGACGCATCTGGTCCAACGGTTCTTCGCGACAGCGGTGGCAATCAAACCATGATCGAGCTCTCGAATGTCGATCTTGGCGAGGAAGCGGTGCAGCAGATCTTGGCGCAACGGAGCTTTGAAGCAAACCTCCAGACCTTACGGGCAGGAGATGCGTTACTCGGCAGTATCCTGGACATCAAGAAGTAG
- a CDS encoding ATP-binding protein, which produces MSDFNASTSDSRSKTRQSHVLVGEDTRLILEAVPDAIFFLDRDNRILFVNPVAQQLVGLTRDVIGLGFHDLIDCFTSGVSEGAQCPFTRMVKTGELVVIPSHFWNREDGTQFELSLSFWPRTQQGVPVGGMVVVRDLTDAMEIQRDIQRAARLAEDAPNPIVEFDAAGSVLYANTGMLSVMEQWGMLESGIEAMFPANLSGILQECLATESSPARVEHIVADRVIAWSFFPLKELELVRAYGLDITSDVALRRAKEVAEESTRAKGIFLATMSHELRTPMNGVLGCTQLLKDTSLVDQQRELIETMHRSAEALLTLVNDILDFSKIEAGKMSLEVANVNLRALVGDVTTLAEGLAAPKGLTISLKIDADVPEEFRGDPVRLRQILFNLVGNAIKFTQQGGVTIAISSVTRDATDEFDVVVLQWSVQDTGIGMTPEQQANLFKAYAQAETSTTRRFGGTGLGLMICRQLVELMGGTITVNSVFGQGSTFAYTTNLLPAIHREVTVSSSGAAQRSAGDQVGPLRVLVADDNEINQVVACKFLQKLGCQVEVARTGREALEAITRTAYDVVLMDCEMPDMDGYEATREIRLREDGTPSHLPIMALTGHTSDEEAQKCRQAGMDRILTKPVTLTALRTNLQELSRKADS; this is translated from the coding sequence ATGTCTGACTTTAACGCTTCAACCTCTGATTCCCGATCCAAGACTCGGCAATCACATGTCCTGGTGGGAGAGGATACGCGTCTGATTCTGGAAGCCGTTCCGGATGCCATCTTTTTCTTGGATCGCGACAATCGCATTCTATTTGTGAATCCTGTGGCCCAACAACTTGTCGGGCTAACACGCGACGTGATCGGGCTGGGGTTTCACGACCTTATTGATTGCTTCACCTCTGGTGTGAGTGAGGGGGCCCAGTGCCCATTCACTCGGATGGTGAAGACCGGCGAGCTTGTCGTGATCCCTTCCCACTTTTGGAATCGAGAGGATGGGACACAGTTTGAGCTCTCGCTCTCGTTCTGGCCGAGAACACAACAAGGAGTGCCGGTCGGTGGCATGGTCGTGGTTCGTGATCTGACCGATGCCATGGAGATTCAGCGTGATATCCAACGAGCCGCGCGGCTCGCCGAGGATGCGCCGAATCCTATCGTGGAATTCGACGCTGCGGGTTCGGTGCTCTATGCCAACACCGGCATGCTTAGTGTGATGGAGCAATGGGGGATGCTCGAATCCGGAATCGAGGCCATGTTCCCTGCGAATCTGTCAGGAATACTCCAGGAATGTCTTGCAACGGAATCCTCGCCGGCTCGAGTCGAGCATATCGTTGCCGATCGGGTTATCGCGTGGTCGTTTTTCCCTCTGAAAGAGCTGGAACTGGTTCGTGCATATGGGCTCGATATCACCTCGGATGTGGCGTTGCGACGGGCGAAAGAGGTAGCTGAGGAGTCGACGCGGGCGAAGGGGATTTTTCTGGCCACCATGAGCCATGAGCTTCGAACTCCGATGAACGGAGTACTGGGATGCACGCAGCTTCTCAAGGACACATCGTTGGTTGATCAGCAGCGGGAGCTGATCGAGACGATGCATCGTTCCGCGGAAGCGTTATTGACGCTGGTCAACGACATTCTCGATTTTTCAAAAATTGAGGCCGGCAAGATGAGCTTGGAGGTGGCCAATGTCAATCTGCGGGCATTGGTCGGTGATGTGACGACGTTGGCGGAAGGATTGGCGGCCCCCAAAGGCCTCACGATTTCGCTGAAGATTGACGCCGATGTTCCGGAAGAGTTCCGAGGCGATCCGGTCAGGCTAAGACAGATCCTCTTCAATCTTGTGGGAAATGCGATCAAGTTCACACAACAAGGAGGAGTCACGATCGCCATCTCTTCTGTAACGCGAGATGCGACGGACGAATTCGATGTGGTGGTTCTGCAGTGGAGCGTGCAAGATACGGGCATCGGGATGACTCCTGAACAACAAGCCAATTTATTTAAAGCGTATGCCCAAGCCGAGACTTCAACCACGAGACGATTTGGAGGGACGGGCCTCGGTCTCATGATTTGCAGGCAGCTCGTCGAACTGATGGGAGGGACCATCACGGTCAACAGCGTATTTGGTCAAGGCAGCACGTTTGCCTATACCACCAACCTCCTTCCGGCAATTCATCGAGAGGTTACAGTGTCGTCCTCAGGGGCAGCTCAACGGAGTGCAGGAGACCAGGTGGGGCCGTTGCGAGTCTTGGTCGCGGACGACAATGAAATCAATCAAGTCGTCGCCTGCAAGTTTTTGCAGAAGCTTGGTTGCCAGGTCGAAGTGGCCCGCACGGGCCGTGAAGCGTTGGAGGCGATCACTCGAACCGCCTATGACGTCGTGTTGATGGATTGTGAGATGCCTGATATGGATGGCTATGAGGCCACCCGAGAGATTCGTCTTCGCGAGGATGGGACGCCGAGCCATTTGCCCATCATGGCTCTCACCGGGCACACCTCCGATGAAGAAGCACAGAAGTGTCGCCAGGCCGGGATGGATAGGATTCTGACGAAGCCTGTGACGCTGACCGCGCTCCGGACGAATCTTCAAGAACTCTCGCGCAAGGCCGACTCCTGA
- a CDS encoding DsbA family oxidoreductase: MNSNAASDRFLLYSDFNCPFCYALHERLHDLGLIDRCEWRGVQHAPQLPRPMRPWEGSLGAELRHEVAMVQRLAPGLPIALPPGKPNTLPAIEQAIALLRKDLRNGMDFVQRTYRAFWSEGQDISDPLVLKHLAGEHCAEDIDGENQLIAQRWETAWHATGQNGVPLLVSPDGDLLVGCVPREQVQQFFS, encoded by the coding sequence ATGAATTCCAATGCGGCCTCGGATCGATTTCTGCTCTATAGCGATTTTAATTGTCCGTTCTGTTATGCGCTGCACGAACGGTTGCATGACTTGGGTTTGATCGACCGGTGCGAGTGGCGAGGAGTGCAGCATGCGCCGCAGTTGCCCCGCCCCATGAGACCGTGGGAGGGCTCGTTGGGGGCGGAATTGCGGCACGAAGTCGCGATGGTACAGCGATTGGCCCCGGGGTTGCCGATTGCATTGCCGCCTGGGAAGCCCAATACTCTCCCAGCGATTGAACAAGCGATTGCGCTCTTACGAAAAGATTTACGGAACGGAATGGACTTTGTTCAACGAACGTATCGAGCCTTTTGGTCCGAAGGGCAAGATATTTCTGATCCGCTTGTGTTGAAGCACTTGGCGGGAGAACATTGTGCTGAAGATATTGATGGGGAGAACCAGCTCATCGCACAGAGATGGGAAACTGCGTGGCATGCGACAGGGCAAAACGGAGTTCCCCTCCTTGTATCCCCCGACGGCGATCTGCTCGTCGGTTGTGTCCCTCGGGAACAGGTTCAACAGTTCTTCTCGTAA
- a CDS encoding NAD(P)-dependent oxidoreductase codes for MADTEIRIGFVGVGRMGANMARRLKDGGYRVTAVQDRYAEASDSLARELNTEVAASPARVAEVSDIVITVVSDDAAMRDIYAEQDPTSLMAHAKDRLFINCATLSPALHIEIEQAVERRGGATLEACMASSITQARQGTLYLMCGGKQDVFDRARSVLDTLGTTVRYIGPAGKAATVKTLVNMVMNSNTAALAEGLGLGKSLGIDLTLLREVFSQTGAASRVLETDGEDMQLRAHDCYFSAAHAAKDSAIALGLAQRVGLSLPIAQATLSQYRRLIELGKGDLDKSAIAELTFPDRLD; via the coding sequence ATGGCGGACACAGAAATTCGGATCGGATTTGTCGGTGTGGGTCGGATGGGCGCCAACATGGCCAGACGTTTGAAAGATGGGGGGTACCGCGTCACGGCGGTTCAAGACCGTTACGCCGAAGCGTCGGACTCCTTGGCACGAGAACTCAACACGGAAGTGGCCGCATCACCGGCGCGCGTGGCTGAAGTATCCGATATCGTCATCACTGTCGTATCGGATGACGCGGCCATGCGGGACATTTATGCTGAACAGGACCCAACCAGTTTGATGGCTCACGCGAAAGATCGGCTGTTCATCAACTGCGCAACCCTCTCACCGGCACTTCACATCGAGATCGAACAGGCGGTTGAACGGCGTGGTGGCGCCACCCTCGAAGCCTGCATGGCGAGCAGTATAACCCAAGCGCGGCAGGGTACCCTGTATCTCATGTGTGGGGGCAAGCAGGACGTGTTCGACCGGGCTCGCTCGGTGCTGGACACCCTCGGCACGACGGTACGGTATATCGGCCCGGCCGGAAAGGCGGCAACAGTCAAAACACTCGTGAATATGGTGATGAACAGCAATACGGCCGCGTTGGCCGAAGGGTTAGGACTGGGGAAGTCGCTGGGAATCGATCTGACGCTCCTGCGCGAGGTGTTCAGCCAGACCGGGGCTGCCTCGCGAGTATTGGAAACGGACGGAGAAGATATGCAACTCCGCGCACACGACTGCTATTTTTCCGCAGCCCACGCCGCGAAAGATTCAGCCATCGCGCTCGGCTTGGCCCAAAGAGTCGGCCTCTCGCTCCCGATCGCACAGGCGACGCTGAGTCAATATCGACGATTGATAGAATTGGGCAAAGGTGACTTGGATAAGTCTGCGATTGCCGAATTGACGTTCCCTGATCGCCTTGATTGA
- the msrB gene encoding peptide-methionine (R)-S-oxide reductase MsrB — translation MPPNIQIDPIVKVTKTDEEWKKQLSAAAYRVLRHEDTERAFVNPLHENHQSGIYHCAGCDLPLFSSEHKFDSRTGWPSFWQPIDPRVIETRTDFKLFAPRTEVHCARCEGHQGHVFKDGPKPTGLRYCINGVALKFVAG, via the coding sequence ATGCCGCCTAATATTCAGATCGATCCCATCGTCAAGGTCACAAAGACCGATGAAGAATGGAAAAAGCAGCTGTCGGCTGCCGCCTATCGTGTCTTGCGGCACGAAGACACGGAAAGAGCGTTCGTCAATCCGCTGCATGAGAACCACCAATCAGGGATCTATCATTGCGCCGGTTGCGACCTGCCGCTCTTTTCGTCCGAGCACAAGTTCGACAGCCGCACCGGTTGGCCGAGCTTTTGGCAGCCGATCGATCCACGCGTGATCGAGACACGAACCGATTTCAAACTCTTCGCGCCCAGAACGGAAGTCCATTGCGCGCGATGCGAGGGGCACCAGGGCCACGTATTTAAGGATGGGCCGAAACCCACAGGTCTCCGGTACTGCATCAACGGCGTGGCCTTGAAATTTGTCGCCGGCTGA
- a CDS encoding lipocalin family protein — MTCRHTDRRYFWMQSRKPHLDGVTYQRLDGKARQLGFPISDFLKSTRRRELTHAFPPT; from the coding sequence TTGACTTGTCGACACACCGACCGCCGCTATTTCTGGATGCAATCCCGCAAACCACATCTGGACGGAGTGACTTACCAGCGCTTAGACGGCAAAGCTCGGCAACTCGGTTTTCCCATTTCAGACTTTCTGAAATCGACGCGTCGCCGCGAGTTGACACACGCCTTTCCACCAACGTAG
- a CDS encoding HlyU family transcriptional regulator — MAQAVTYKGFTIQPAPRQLVDTGQWELNVFISWATEDDEDSRHFVKTGRYATEDEATAQCVAYGRQIVDGQVPGSSVG, encoded by the coding sequence ATGGCCCAGGCCGTGACTTATAAGGGATTCACGATTCAACCTGCGCCTCGACAACTCGTGGATACCGGCCAATGGGAATTGAACGTCTTCATCTCATGGGCCACTGAGGACGATGAAGACAGTCGTCATTTCGTGAAGACCGGCCGATATGCGACCGAGGATGAAGCCACGGCTCAGTGCGTAGCCTATGGCCGACAGATCGTGGATGGCCAGGTTCCCGGCTCATCGGTTGGTTAA
- a CDS encoding helix-turn-helix domain-containing protein, which yields MMERPGFLPLKEAAAWAGVSARTVKRWLADGLPCYQAGHRTKVLIRPTDIDQFLTRRQVTKVDIDALVENTLREMQEARHRTDVA from the coding sequence ATGATGGAGCGTCCAGGATTTCTCCCGTTGAAGGAAGCAGCTGCCTGGGCGGGCGTTTCTGCCCGTACGGTCAAGCGTTGGCTCGCTGATGGCTTACCGTGCTATCAAGCTGGCCATAGGACCAAGGTGCTTATTCGTCCGACGGATATTGACCAGTTTTTGACCAGGCGGCAGGTCACAAAAGTCGATATCGATGCTCTGGTTGAAAATACTCTACGAGAGATGCAAGAGGCGCGGCACAGGACGGATGTAGCCTAA
- a CDS encoding type II toxin-antitoxin system Phd/YefM family antitoxin gives MKVATKSVNVHEAKTHFSKLLAAVAKGQRITICKDGMPVAELGPLEAKLPRRRSGLLKGRVTISDDFDAPLPPDMMAAFEAGP, from the coding sequence ATGAAAGTTGCCACCAAATCGGTGAATGTCCATGAGGCCAAGACCCATTTTTCCAAACTCCTTGCCGCCGTTGCAAAAGGGCAGCGCATTACGATTTGCAAAGATGGAATGCCGGTGGCCGAGCTGGGACCGCTCGAGGCCAAGCTGCCACGCCGCCGCTCAGGGCTTTTGAAAGGACGCGTGACCATCTCTGACGATTTTGATGCGCCGTTACCACCGGACATGATGGCTGCATTCGAGGCTGGGCCATGA
- a CDS encoding type II toxin-antitoxin system VapC family toxin, whose protein sequence is MNLLLDTHVFLWFVIQSPRLSKTIYHQIETTPVVYISAASLWEIVIKIQLNKLAADPNELAAKIADSGFQELPVSVLHTLALERLPLHHRDPFDRILVAQAQVEHLRMLTCDASLKPYGPVCQMLP, encoded by the coding sequence ATGAACCTGTTATTAGATACGCACGTGTTTTTGTGGTTTGTGATTCAGTCTCCACGACTCTCGAAAACCATCTATCACCAGATCGAGACCACGCCCGTGGTCTATATCAGTGCCGCGTCCCTGTGGGAAATCGTCATTAAGATCCAACTCAACAAGCTTGCCGCGGATCCCAACGAACTCGCGGCGAAGATCGCGGACAGTGGGTTTCAGGAATTACCGGTGTCTGTGCTCCACACCCTGGCGCTTGAACGGTTGCCGCTGCATCATCGTGATCCCTTTGACCGTATCTTGGTGGCGCAAGCCCAGGTTGAACACCTGCGCATGCTCACGTGTGATGCGAGTTTGAAGCCCTATGGTCCGGTGTGTCAGATGCTTCCGTAG
- a CDS encoding type II toxin-antitoxin system RelE/ParE family toxin, which translates to MASHVRGKIWELRPEWSGTEYRFFYAAFVRQRFVILHAIRKKRQKLRERDIAIAEQGYEEVTRKASR; encoded by the coding sequence ATCGCGTCACATGTTCGAGGCAAGATCTGGGAGCTGCGTCCGGAATGGTCGGGGACTGAGTACCGGTTCTTTTATGCCGCATTCGTGAGGCAGCGGTTCGTCATCCTGCATGCGATCCGGAAGAAACGGCAGAAACTGCGAGAACGAGACATCGCCATCGCGGAGCAAGGATACGAGGAGGTCACGCGCAAGGCGTCACGATGA
- a CDS encoding BrnA antitoxin family protein: protein MSKKPKIKSDLKRLDRMTDKDIDYSDIPPLDDAFFKKATMVAWPPVKRQVTVRLDADVLRWLKASGKGYQTRLNYILRAAMEHQGPRRPRATKRRRPHAA from the coding sequence GTGAGCAAAAAACCTAAGATCAAGAGCGATCTGAAGCGGCTGGACCGCATGACGGATAAGGATATCGACTACTCCGATATCCCGCCATTAGATGACGCATTTTTCAAGAAGGCCACGATGGTCGCCTGGCCGCCGGTGAAGCGGCAAGTGACTGTACGTCTCGATGCAGATGTGCTTCGCTGGCTGAAGGCCTCCGGCAAGGGGTACCAGACACGGCTCAACTATATTCTCCGTGCGGCAATGGAACATCAAGGGCCGCGGCGACCGCGCGCCACAAAGCGACGGCGCCCCCATGCGGCGTAA
- a CDS encoding type II toxin-antitoxin system RelB/DinJ family antitoxin, whose protein sequence is MKKTGQMAMSERINTRIDTGLKRKAVKVFDRLGLTEAEAIRLFYAQVELHQGIPFPLMIPNAHTLEAFEEAKHPEKLPSFKNFRALRSRTGI, encoded by the coding sequence ATGAAAAAAACAGGACAGATGGCTATGTCAGAGCGCATCAATACTCGTATCGACACTGGTCTGAAAAGGAAGGCGGTGAAAGTCTTCGATCGACTCGGTTTGACCGAAGCCGAAGCCATACGCCTGTTCTATGCCCAGGTGGAACTCCACCAGGGTATCCCTTTTCCTCTCATGATCCCGAACGCGCACACGCTGGAGGCTTTTGAAGAAGCAAAGCATCCAGAGAAACTCCCCTCGTTCAAGAACTTTCGCGCACTCAGAAGCCGTACGGGCATCTAA
- a CDS encoding type II toxin-antitoxin system YafQ family toxin, with translation MLLLKTTSRFLKDLKLAKKRGYDIDKLEAIVDLLQAQTPLPPKNKDHTLTGEWIHHRECHIQPDWLLIYRIEATFLILERTGTHADLFD, from the coding sequence GTGCTGCTCCTCAAAACCACCAGCCGTTTTCTCAAAGACCTCAAGCTTGCCAAAAAACGGGGCTACGATATTGACAAACTCGAAGCCATCGTAGACCTGCTTCAGGCCCAAACACCATTGCCTCCCAAGAACAAGGACCATACTCTTACCGGTGAGTGGATCCACCATCGAGAATGCCATATCCAACCAGACTGGCTTCTGATCTACAGAATTGAGGCCACGTTCCTCATCCTCGAACGGACAGGCACGCACGCCGACCTGTTTGACTGA
- a CDS encoding DUF6908 domain-containing protein has protein sequence MMKLYQAFATDLNHLLNGARAVRITVSGYMPLSVEEIGSSGDGDRLVSLCHYGEQNGDLMRDPDIVFLFHNFPDGMAAEPVSFRNDYLGIVQDVYRYDETGRRTHVVPSLKQELKEFAESWFVNLKDQGFFAATAVRQILSP, from the coding sequence ATGATGAAACTGTATCAAGCCTTTGCGACGGATTTGAATCACTTGCTCAACGGCGCACGAGCGGTGCGGATCACTGTGTCCGGCTACATGCCACTCTCGGTCGAGGAGATTGGATCCAGTGGAGACGGAGACCGGCTGGTGTCCTTGTGCCATTACGGCGAACAGAACGGCGACCTCATGCGAGATCCCGACATCGTATTTCTATTTCACAATTTTCCCGATGGCATGGCAGCCGAACCGGTGTCGTTCCGGAACGACTACCTGGGGATCGTGCAAGACGTCTATCGGTACGACGAGACGGGCAGACGTACGCACGTCGTGCCCTCGCTCAAACAGGAGTTGAAGGAGTTCGCCGAGAGCTGGTTTGTCAATCTGAAGGATCAAGGATTCTTTGCCGCGACCGCGGTGCGACAGATCCTTTCTCCGTAA
- a CDS encoding plasmid mobilization relaxosome protein MobC: protein MGQRAKRTTTVTVDLGELKGPWQAWCQVHGITPSHAFRNALRQAMDQRATKAPVPRSRISPKRERATARIELNLTTSELAALKKMAGHEGYVPTKWLVAMVRTKLTGQPQVGQPELETLARSNQQLLALGRNLNQIAKVLNTAPQNRAAFRVEVITELSRVIQAHTKKVSDVLRGTVERWHLQ, encoded by the coding sequence ATGGGGCAGAGGGCAAAACGGACGACCACAGTCACGGTGGATCTGGGTGAACTGAAAGGACCCTGGCAGGCTTGGTGTCAGGTCCACGGCATCACGCCGAGCCATGCCTTTCGAAACGCCCTTCGACAGGCCATGGACCAGAGAGCCACGAAGGCTCCGGTGCCTCGGAGTCGCATCAGTCCGAAGCGAGAACGAGCCACCGCCCGCATCGAACTGAACCTGACGACCTCAGAGCTCGCCGCCCTGAAAAAGATGGCCGGTCACGAAGGCTACGTGCCGACGAAATGGCTGGTGGCGATGGTGCGCACCAAATTGACCGGGCAGCCGCAGGTCGGACAACCGGAATTGGAGACCTTGGCCCGGTCGAATCAGCAACTCCTGGCCCTGGGGAGGAACTTGAATCAGATTGCCAAAGTCCTGAATACCGCGCCTCAGAACCGAGCCGCCTTTCGGGTCGAGGTCATCACCGAACTCTCTCGCGTGATTCAGGCCCATACGAAGAAAGTGTCCGATGTCTTACGCGGGACTGTGGAGCGCTGGCACCTTCAATGA